In a genomic window of Tripterygium wilfordii isolate XIE 37 chromosome 8, ASM1340144v1, whole genome shotgun sequence:
- the LOC120003390 gene encoding monothiol glutaredoxin-S14, chloroplastic isoform X1: MALASSIVMGRITSISPQSPVRGRSGFAYAQPSYFGGIVVDKRKQLSFTLESNPRSRRISLSVRCSFSPALTPELKATLDKVVTSHKVILFMKGTKDFPMCGFSNTVVQILKSLNVPFETINILENEMLRQGMKEYSNWPTFPQLYIDGEFFGGCDIAMEAYKSGNLQELLEKAMCS; the protein is encoded by the exons ATGGCGTTAGCATCATCGATTGTGATGGGCAGAATCACCTCAATAAGCCCACAGTCACCCGTGCGCGGCCGCTCTGGGTTTGCCTATGCTCAGCCGAGCTATTTCGGTGGGATTGTAGTTGATAAGCGAAAGCAGTTGTCTTTCACTCTCGAGTCCAATCCTAGGTCCAGAAGAATTTCTCTCTCCGTTCGTTGCTCCTTTTCTCCTG CTTTGACTCCTGAGCTGAAGGCAACACTGGACAAGGTTGTTACGTCGCACAAGGTGATTCTTTTCATGAAAGGGACCAAGGATTTCCCTATGTGTGGATTTTCAAACACGGTGGTTCAGATATTGAAGTCCCTAAATGTGCCTTTTGAAACCATAAACATACTTGAAAATGAAATGTTAAGGCAGGGGATGAAGGAGTACTCTAACTGGCCAACGTTTCCTCAGCTTTACATTGATGGGGAATTCTTTGGCGGTTGTGACATCGCTATGG